In Arthrobacter sp. CDRTa11, one DNA window encodes the following:
- a CDS encoding phage tail protein, with amino-acid sequence MVEPDFRAEDSAVARVLPEVFRVAAAASSVHGASPPLRALLAVAEDLHRPVRTILDTVATIPHPGQVPSSLVPFLSRWVDLDWLILPDAKAAGSAGAEVPLARQRDLIAAASQLSARRGTVDGLVRFLHLATGVRGFTVGSVPGAFHMLIGVPSAAERQLELVRRIVDGTKPAHVTAEIMVLPDVGPAAGSAPAAEGGGGP; translated from the coding sequence ATGGTTGAACCGGATTTCAGGGCGGAAGATTCCGCAGTGGCGCGTGTGCTGCCCGAGGTCTTCCGGGTGGCCGCGGCGGCCAGCAGTGTCCACGGGGCAAGCCCTCCCCTGCGTGCGCTGCTGGCCGTCGCGGAGGACCTGCACCGGCCCGTCCGGACCATCCTCGACACGGTGGCGACGATTCCGCACCCGGGCCAGGTGCCGTCGTCGCTGGTTCCGTTTTTGTCGCGGTGGGTGGACCTGGACTGGCTGATACTGCCGGACGCGAAGGCCGCCGGATCGGCGGGCGCCGAGGTTCCCCTGGCCCGGCAGCGGGACCTGATTGCCGCGGCTTCGCAGCTCTCCGCACGCCGCGGAACCGTGGACGGGCTGGTCCGTTTCCTGCATCTGGCCACGGGAGTCCGCGGCTTCACGGTGGGCTCGGTTCCGGGCGCGTTCCACATGCTGATAGGAGTGCCGTCTGCGGCGGAGAGGCAGCTGGAGCTGGTACGGAGGATCGTGGACGGCACCAAACCGGCTCACGTCACCGCGGAGATTATGGTGCTGCCAGATGTTGGGCCTGCCGCCGGGAGTGCACCTGCCGCGGAGGGTGGTGGCGGGCCGTGA
- a CDS encoding PASTA domain-containing protein, which translates to MGTITMTLSSPGVELKDGKGSLAASVTNAGAEKEPVVLGAFSAQAASPPGATYASIDKPLRVIPAGATEQYVVNFDTTGASAGNHQVKLIAYSADEAPEDYADQAHVVTLVVPAAEEERKKKFPWLWVVIGAVVLLALIGGVVWFLLKDVTVPPVEGKQVAEATQLLTDAGFSVGTTEKEDAAPKGQVLSQEPDGETSAPRGSNVTLEVAVPVKVTMPDILGNSIETAREALTMAKLELVFTSDSTCTSSPVRPPNVIFYDYCAVAGVEPKAGEPVETGSRVAVISEIRTTGFIFPPINKCVLNPEQCVKMVEPGPILGG; encoded by the coding sequence ATGGGCACCATCACCATGACGCTCAGTTCCCCGGGTGTGGAACTGAAGGACGGAAAAGGCTCCCTGGCCGCATCCGTGACCAATGCCGGGGCGGAGAAGGAACCCGTGGTGCTGGGGGCTTTTTCGGCACAAGCCGCCAGCCCGCCCGGGGCCACCTACGCCAGCATCGACAAGCCACTCCGTGTCATTCCGGCCGGCGCCACGGAGCAGTACGTCGTGAATTTTGACACCACAGGAGCCTCGGCCGGCAACCACCAGGTGAAGCTCATTGCGTATTCAGCGGACGAGGCCCCCGAGGACTACGCGGACCAGGCGCACGTGGTCACGCTCGTGGTCCCGGCGGCCGAGGAGGAACGCAAGAAGAAGTTTCCGTGGCTGTGGGTAGTGATTGGAGCCGTCGTACTCCTGGCCCTGATCGGCGGCGTGGTCTGGTTCCTGCTGAAGGACGTCACCGTGCCGCCCGTGGAGGGGAAGCAGGTTGCCGAGGCCACCCAGCTCCTGACGGATGCCGGGTTCAGCGTGGGTACCACGGAGAAGGAGGATGCCGCTCCCAAGGGGCAGGTGCTGTCCCAGGAGCCCGACGGCGAGACCTCCGCGCCGCGCGGCTCCAACGTCACGCTGGAAGTGGCGGTACCGGTGAAGGTGACCATGCCGGACATTCTTGGCAATTCCATCGAAACGGCCCGGGAAGCGCTGACCATGGCGAAACTGGAGCTGGTGTTTACCAGCGATTCCACCTGCACCTCATCCCCGGTACGGCCGCCGAACGTCATTTTCTATGACTACTGCGCAGTGGCCGGGGTTGAACCCAAGGCAGGCGAGCCGGTGGAAACGGGCAGCCGGGTGGCGGTGATCTCCGAAATCCGGACCACTGGATTCATCTTCCCGCCGATCAACAAGTGCGTATTGAACCCGGAGCAATGCGTGAAGATGGTTGAGCCCGGGCCGATCCTGGGCGGGTAG
- a CDS encoding methyltransferase domain-containing protein translates to MSAQEPEDDVYTHGHHESVIRAHAARTAENSAAFVIPHLTPGVGVLDVGCGPGSITCDFAVLVSPGKVTGLDRSPDIIAQATALAAERGVDNVEFVAGNIYDLDFEDETFDLVHAHQVLQHLTDPVEALREMRRVAKPGGIVAVRDADFHGMSWYPAIPELDEWMDLYQRIARRNGAEPDAGRRLVSWAQSAGFTDVAPTSSNWLYATGQQRRWQARVWSERVLHSAFAEQALEYGFANPADLARISAGWHRWGSTDDGWFLIPNGEIIARA, encoded by the coding sequence ATGAGTGCGCAAGAGCCTGAAGACGACGTCTACACCCACGGCCACCACGAGTCAGTGATCCGCGCCCACGCCGCCCGTACGGCCGAGAATTCCGCCGCGTTTGTTATTCCGCACCTGACCCCTGGCGTGGGCGTGCTCGATGTCGGCTGCGGACCGGGCAGCATCACCTGCGATTTCGCCGTCCTGGTGTCACCCGGCAAGGTGACGGGCCTGGACCGGTCCCCTGACATCATCGCCCAGGCGACGGCCCTCGCCGCCGAGCGGGGCGTCGACAATGTGGAGTTCGTGGCGGGCAACATCTATGACCTCGATTTTGAGGATGAAACCTTCGATCTGGTCCACGCACACCAGGTTCTCCAGCACCTCACCGATCCGGTGGAGGCGCTGAGGGAAATGCGGCGCGTCGCCAAGCCGGGCGGCATTGTTGCTGTCCGCGACGCCGATTTCCATGGCATGAGCTGGTATCCCGCCATCCCCGAACTGGATGAGTGGATGGACCTGTATCAGCGGATCGCCCGGCGCAACGGAGCCGAGCCGGATGCCGGACGCCGCCTGGTCTCCTGGGCGCAGTCCGCAGGATTCACGGACGTTGCACCCACCAGCAGCAACTGGCTCTACGCCACCGGCCAGCAGCGGCGCTGGCAGGCCCGCGTGTGGAGCGAACGGGTGCTGCATTCGGCCTTCGCGGAGCAGGCGTTGGAGTACGGCTTCGCCAACCCCGCGGACCTGGCCCGGATTTCAGCAGGTTGGCACCGCTGGGGCTCCACAGACGACGGCTGGTTCCTGATCCCCAACGGGGAAATCATCGCGAGGGCCTGA
- a CDS encoding LysE family transporter — translation MQLSLWLALAGTGALISFTPGAGAINTMSNSLTAGFRRSIWGILGQQAALVLHVVIVALGVGVLVASSPIAFNAIRYLGAAYLVYLGIRQFLAKPGLDQGQAVALRNEPAWSMFRRGLWVNLLNPKAVVFFLAFMPQFIRPGRPLLGQYAVLTATVVVIDILVMWFFFALAAKSFQRFTHDVRGQLILNRIFGVLFVAVGILLALIH, via the coding sequence GTGCAACTCTCACTCTGGCTGGCTCTCGCCGGTACCGGTGCCCTGATCAGCTTTACTCCCGGTGCAGGCGCCATTAACACCATGAGCAATTCCCTGACGGCGGGCTTCCGGCGCTCCATCTGGGGGATCCTGGGCCAGCAGGCGGCACTGGTGCTCCATGTGGTCATCGTGGCCCTGGGGGTGGGAGTCCTCGTCGCCAGCTCCCCGATTGCCTTTAACGCCATCCGCTATTTGGGTGCCGCCTACCTGGTTTATCTCGGCATCCGGCAGTTCCTGGCCAAGCCGGGCCTGGACCAGGGGCAGGCTGTGGCCCTCCGGAACGAGCCGGCCTGGTCCATGTTCCGGCGCGGCCTCTGGGTGAATCTGCTCAATCCGAAGGCCGTGGTTTTCTTCCTGGCATTCATGCCCCAGTTCATCCGTCCGGGACGGCCACTGCTGGGGCAGTACGCCGTCCTCACGGCAACTGTTGTGGTGATCGACATCCTTGTCATGTGGTTCTTTTTTGCCCTCGCCGCCAAATCCTTCCAGCGGTTCACACACGATGTTCGGGGACAACTGATCCTCAACCGGATTTTTGGGGTCCTCTTCGTTGCAGTGGGAATCCTGCTCGCCCTGATTCACTGA
- a CDS encoding low molecular weight phosphotyrosine protein phosphatase, translating to MNSPSSPYRIIAVCTGNICRSPMAELMLAAALAADGLDGVVEVDSAGTTGYEAGRPIDPRAARRLTATRLASDRHIAREWRADWFRERDLILALDVDHYAWLRESAPDQESMDKVRMLRSFDPAIAARDLLDQGIEDPWYGGQSDFDAVWHQINAAVPGIIRHVRAALRESRQLQRQQH from the coding sequence ATGAACTCACCGTCGAGCCCATACCGGATCATTGCCGTGTGCACCGGAAACATCTGCCGGTCCCCCATGGCCGAACTGATGTTGGCCGCGGCCCTTGCTGCGGATGGGCTGGACGGCGTAGTGGAGGTGGACTCGGCCGGAACCACGGGTTACGAGGCCGGACGCCCCATCGATCCCAGGGCGGCACGGCGGCTTACCGCCACCCGCCTCGCGTCAGACCGGCACATCGCCAGGGAATGGCGGGCTGACTGGTTCCGGGAGCGCGATCTGATCCTGGCCTTGGACGTGGACCATTACGCCTGGCTGCGCGAATCGGCGCCGGACCAGGAATCCATGGACAAGGTGCGCATGCTCCGCAGCTTTGACCCTGCCATCGCCGCCAGGGACCTGCTGGACCAGGGTATCGAGGACCCCTGGTACGGCGGACAGTCCGACTTTGACGCCGTCTGGCACCAAATCAACGCCGCCGTGCCGGGAATCATCCGGCACGTCCGGGCGGCCCTTAGGGAATCCAGGCAGCTTCAGCGGCAGCAGCACTAG
- a CDS encoding GTP-binding protein produces MHLTVVSSIDSLCRQQACQDLAAGEPESVVVLHDLLENGVVIRRVFSADQLLERVETQLEHGCLSCTVRLDLVPTIEGLLSGGATRIIVGLPSAVPAAAAIAALDRGLSSPFTIDSAVLACAPDALEDHIWDHHTLFESGFTPIHEDQRTPGEFLLGELCFNDTVLLAAPDIVPADQQGHERGVHLIRELAPHAHVAPRAADVRPGLHHYSDAVARTVPGTVHDPAPCGTVPASPFATVFHSVERPLHPERFRHALATLAEGCCVLRGRLWIASAPECRIAIQGIGPRVWLENTGAWGTRTDSTPSGSSSVTAGKLNRQPERRGTLLAATGEDVDPAEIEQLLRSCELTDAEMLAGFDGLHDPFGLQSEEP; encoded by the coding sequence ATGCATCTCACTGTTGTCAGTTCGATCGATTCCCTGTGCCGGCAGCAGGCGTGCCAGGACCTGGCCGCCGGCGAGCCCGAAAGCGTAGTGGTCCTGCACGACCTGCTCGAGAACGGCGTGGTCATTCGGCGGGTCTTTAGCGCCGACCAGCTTCTGGAACGGGTGGAGACGCAGCTCGAACACGGCTGCCTGAGCTGCACGGTGCGCCTGGACCTGGTTCCCACCATCGAGGGGCTGCTCTCCGGCGGCGCCACCCGCATTATTGTTGGCCTGCCCTCCGCAGTGCCTGCGGCCGCCGCGATTGCCGCCCTTGACCGTGGGCTGTCCAGTCCCTTCACCATTGATTCGGCCGTCCTGGCTTGCGCTCCGGACGCCCTGGAAGACCACATCTGGGACCACCACACGCTGTTCGAGTCCGGCTTCACACCCATCCATGAAGACCAACGCACTCCCGGGGAGTTCCTCCTCGGCGAGCTGTGCTTCAACGACACCGTCCTCCTGGCAGCACCGGACATCGTTCCGGCCGATCAGCAAGGACACGAGCGGGGCGTTCACCTGATCCGCGAACTGGCCCCGCACGCCCACGTGGCGCCGCGTGCGGCCGATGTCCGCCCCGGCCTCCACCACTACTCTGACGCCGTTGCCCGAACCGTTCCCGGGACCGTTCATGATCCGGCTCCTTGCGGAACCGTGCCGGCCTCGCCGTTCGCCACCGTTTTCCACAGCGTGGAGCGCCCACTGCACCCGGAGCGGTTCCGGCACGCCCTGGCAACCCTCGCCGAAGGCTGCTGCGTTCTGCGCGGCCGGTTATGGATTGCTTCGGCGCCTGAATGCCGGATCGCCATCCAGGGCATCGGGCCGCGCGTCTGGCTTGAAAACACCGGCGCCTGGGGCACCCGGACCGACTCGACGCCGTCGGGCTCCAGCTCCGTGACCGCTGGGAAACTAAACCGGCAGCCGGAGCGCCGGGGCACCCTGCTGGCGGCAACCGGCGAGGACGTTGACCCGGCGGAGATTGAACAGCTGCTCAGAAGCTGTGAACTGACCGACGCGGAGATGCTGGCCGGCTTTGACGGCCTGCACGACCCGTTCGGTCTGCAGTCCGAAGAACCCTAG
- the ykgO gene encoding type B 50S ribosomal protein L36: MKVRNSLRALKKMPGAQVVRRRGRTFVINKKNPRMKARQG; encoded by the coding sequence ATGAAGGTACGGAACTCCCTGCGGGCATTGAAAAAGATGCCGGGTGCGCAGGTGGTGCGCCGCCGCGGCAGGACGTTTGTCATCAACAAGAAGAACCCCAGGATGAAGGCCCGGCAGGGCTGA
- a CDS encoding chorismate-binding protein, with protein MTPAPVIIAIDGRSGAGKTTLAIELAARLRNHHKVSLFHLEDIYPGWNGLRAGVERYVSTVLTPLSRGEQATWISWDWEKHYDGDTRVTLPAEIVIIEGVGAAAAEARPLLSAVIWADSPADVRRTRALDRDGGTYEPFWDEWATQEDDWLAGDDVPGQADVRVLNPADGSAPADVLQLLPCLPALAQVLVPELFTRRAHRLRAERLHSSPDAATLFNKLYGSSPNAVWLDSSNAPSAHGAEKSPATERSRFSILADDGGTFGQSLTHRSGESLITAGCATTKVAGPFFRWLDTAWGGSTVRAPEGYSGEFTLGWLGCLGYELKRETGGTDVSAPTPDAALIFAGRAVVLDHAEETAWLLALESPDADEWLASARLAVTEAAPSGPGTAPDGGSNAVVPSTVPEPSTVPAFSSRDSELAYKHKIAAAQHEIGEGNSYEVCLTTTLSALVPAESLSPWEAYLALRRRNPAPFASYLRFGALTVASTSPERFLKITSDGGMRAEPIKGTRRRAADPVRDAELRRELATSLKDRAENIMIVDLLRNDLSHFAEPGSVTVSRLCEIESYATVHQMVSTIDARLLPGSPRAEAVAACFPAGSMTGAPKISTMAILDQLEGEPRGIYSGAIGYFSLNGATDLAVAIRTLVIRADAGEGSDGKATAELTLGVGGAITSDSAPDEEYEEIRVKAFGVLSALGAVFPDS; from the coding sequence ATGACCCCCGCACCTGTGATCATCGCCATCGACGGTCGATCCGGCGCAGGAAAGACCACTCTGGCCATCGAACTGGCCGCTCGCCTCAGGAACCATCACAAGGTTTCGCTGTTCCACCTTGAGGACATCTACCCGGGGTGGAACGGGCTGAGGGCTGGTGTGGAGCGCTACGTTTCAACCGTGCTCACGCCCCTGAGCCGCGGAGAACAGGCCACGTGGATCAGTTGGGACTGGGAAAAACACTACGACGGCGACACCCGGGTCACCCTGCCCGCGGAGATTGTCATCATCGAGGGCGTGGGAGCTGCCGCCGCCGAAGCGCGCCCGCTGCTCAGTGCCGTTATTTGGGCCGATTCCCCGGCGGACGTCCGCCGGACGCGCGCCCTGGACCGGGACGGCGGCACCTACGAGCCGTTCTGGGACGAGTGGGCTACGCAGGAGGACGACTGGCTCGCCGGGGATGACGTACCCGGGCAGGCGGACGTTCGCGTGCTCAATCCAGCGGACGGGTCCGCCCCCGCCGATGTCCTGCAGCTCCTCCCCTGCCTCCCCGCCCTGGCGCAGGTCCTCGTGCCCGAACTTTTCACCCGCCGCGCCCACAGGCTCCGGGCCGAACGCCTCCACTCCAGCCCGGACGCCGCAACCCTCTTCAACAAGCTCTACGGAAGCTCACCAAATGCCGTCTGGCTCGACTCCTCCAATGCGCCGTCCGCTCATGGGGCTGAGAAGTCCCCTGCCACGGAACGCAGCCGCTTCAGCATCCTGGCCGACGACGGCGGGACGTTCGGCCAGTCCCTCACCCACCGTTCCGGCGAGAGCCTGATAACCGCCGGCTGCGCCACCACCAAGGTGGCAGGCCCGTTCTTCCGCTGGCTCGACACCGCCTGGGGCGGCAGCACCGTCCGGGCACCCGAGGGCTACTCCGGCGAATTTACGCTGGGCTGGCTCGGCTGCCTGGGCTATGAGCTCAAGCGCGAAACCGGTGGGACTGACGTTTCCGCCCCTACCCCAGACGCTGCGCTCATCTTCGCCGGCCGGGCCGTGGTCCTGGACCATGCCGAGGAAACGGCCTGGCTCCTCGCGCTCGAGTCGCCAGACGCTGACGAGTGGCTGGCGAGCGCCCGGCTGGCGGTAACAGAAGCAGCTCCATCCGGTCCGGGGACGGCGCCCGACGGCGGGAGCAACGCCGTCGTACCTTCCACGGTGCCGGAGCCTTCAACGGTGCCCGCGTTCAGCAGCCGCGACAGCGAATTGGCCTACAAACACAAGATCGCCGCGGCGCAGCACGAAATCGGCGAAGGAAATTCCTACGAGGTGTGCCTGACCACCACTCTCTCTGCCCTGGTTCCGGCCGAATCACTGTCCCCGTGGGAGGCGTACCTGGCGCTGCGGCGACGGAACCCGGCACCTTTTGCCAGCTATCTCCGATTCGGCGCGCTGACAGTTGCAAGCACCTCGCCTGAGCGGTTCCTGAAGATAACCTCCGACGGGGGCATGCGTGCCGAGCCGATCAAGGGCACCCGCCGCCGGGCTGCCGATCCGGTCCGGGACGCCGAGCTGCGGCGGGAGCTGGCCACGTCGCTCAAGGACCGTGCCGAGAACATCATGATCGTGGACCTGCTGCGGAACGATCTCAGCCACTTCGCGGAGCCGGGATCGGTCACCGTCAGCCGGCTGTGCGAGATTGAAAGCTACGCCACGGTGCACCAGATGGTGAGCACCATCGATGCCCGGCTGCTGCCAGGCTCGCCGCGGGCCGAGGCCGTGGCCGCCTGCTTCCCGGCGGGGTCCATGACGGGGGCGCCCAAGATCAGCACCATGGCCATCCTGGACCAGCTGGAAGGGGAGCCTCGAGGGATCTACTCCGGCGCGATCGGCTACTTCTCGCTCAACGGCGCCACTGACCTGGCGGTGGCCATCCGCACCCTAGTGATCAGGGCTGATGCCGGGGAGGGCAGCGACGGCAAGGCAACGGCTGAACTGACCCTCGGCGTCGGCGGTGCCATCACCTCCGACTCGGCGCCAGACGAGGAGTATGAGGAGATAAGGGTCAAGGCCTTCGGTGTGCTCTCGGCTCTGGGGGCCGTGTTTCCGGACTCCTGA
- the cls gene encoding cardiolipin synthase, whose translation MWPLSLAGTSPTWLVVLLSVADLVIRVLAVGIIPGNRRPTTAMAWLLVIFFVPFVGLVLFLLFGNFKLSSRRRQQQEQVNDRVRAGISSLADVESHYPGPEWVSSAAELNRRLGSLPMVDGNSVELIPGYPDSILAMTQAVRKAKKFVNAEFYIMSTDHITDDLLTALEEATERGVEVRLLFDHIGTLRIKGYRGLLKRLRAGKIQWKRMLPLLPIHGQWRRPDLRNHRKIMVIDGELAFTGSQNLIEPSYNNPRHRKAGREWVELMACLRGPIVTTLNVVFATDWLSETDESLEHQLQLPSNPEPGTVTAQVVPSGPGFITENNLRLFNTLIYSAQHRISICSPYFVPDDSLLYAITTAAQRGVDVELFVSEKGDQFLVHHAQRSYYEALLEAGVRIYLYKAPFVLHAKHFTIDDEVAVLGSSNMDMRSFSLNMEVSVMLLGAEIVNNMRAVENTYRDISHELRLEDWLKRPLAARYVDNVARLTATVQ comes from the coding sequence TTGTGGCCGTTGTCGCTTGCGGGTACCTCGCCAACGTGGCTTGTGGTGCTGCTGAGCGTTGCGGACCTGGTCATCAGGGTGCTGGCGGTGGGCATCATTCCCGGCAACAGGCGTCCCACTACGGCCATGGCCTGGCTGCTGGTCATCTTCTTTGTACCCTTCGTGGGCCTGGTGCTGTTTCTGCTGTTCGGCAATTTCAAGCTCTCCAGCCGTCGGCGCCAGCAGCAGGAGCAGGTCAACGACAGGGTGCGCGCCGGCATCTCCTCCCTGGCCGACGTCGAAAGCCACTACCCCGGGCCGGAATGGGTTTCCTCAGCTGCGGAACTGAACCGGAGGCTTGGCTCGCTCCCCATGGTGGATGGGAACTCCGTCGAGCTCATCCCCGGCTACCCGGATTCGATCCTGGCCATGACCCAGGCGGTGCGGAAAGCGAAGAAGTTCGTCAATGCCGAGTTCTACATCATGAGCACGGACCACATCACCGATGACCTGCTCACCGCTCTCGAAGAGGCCACCGAACGCGGCGTCGAAGTCCGGCTCCTGTTCGACCACATCGGCACCCTCCGGATCAAGGGCTACCGTGGCCTGCTCAAGCGGCTCCGGGCCGGCAAGATCCAATGGAAGCGTATGCTCCCGCTGCTGCCCATCCACGGCCAGTGGCGCCGTCCGGACCTGCGCAACCACCGCAAGATCATGGTGATCGACGGCGAACTGGCCTTTACCGGGTCCCAGAACCTGATCGAGCCCTCCTACAACAACCCCAGGCACCGCAAAGCCGGCCGCGAATGGGTGGAACTGATGGCCTGCCTGCGGGGCCCCATTGTGACCACCCTCAACGTGGTGTTCGCCACCGACTGGCTCAGCGAAACCGATGAGTCCCTGGAGCACCAGCTTCAGCTTCCGTCCAACCCCGAACCCGGCACGGTGACGGCGCAGGTGGTGCCCAGCGGCCCCGGGTTCATCACCGAAAACAACCTGCGGCTGTTCAACACCCTGATCTACTCCGCCCAGCACCGCATCTCCATCTGCAGCCCGTATTTTGTGCCGGACGATTCCCTGCTCTACGCCATCACCACGGCAGCCCAGCGCGGGGTGGACGTGGAACTTTTCGTTTCGGAGAAGGGCGACCAGTTCCTGGTCCACCATGCCCAGCGTTCCTACTACGAGGCCCTGCTGGAGGCCGGTGTCAGGATCTATCTGTACAAGGCCCCGTTCGTGCTCCATGCCAAGCACTTCACCATCGACGACGAAGTGGCGGTCCTGGGGTCCAGCAACATGGACATGCGCTCCTTCTCGCTGAACATGGAGGTCTCGGTGATGCTCCTGGGCGCTGAGATCGTGAACAACATGCGCGCGGTGGAAAATACCTACCGGGACATCTCGCACGAACTCAGGCTGGAGGACTGGCTGAAGCGCCCGCTCGCGGCCAGGTACGTGGACAACGTGGCGCGGCTGACCGCCACCGTGCAATAG
- a CDS encoding aminodeoxychorismate lyase, giving the protein MTSPASVVLVFLDPAFPNGRLADASQPQLMATDQGATRGDGVFESMLAVGGKVRKVQAHLNRLDSSAVALDLDIPGQDQWRRAIETGVAEHRSQHPASTPAEDELVVKLVVSRGVEGASGPTCWVQVSPVGSLGRRQRETGIDVILLDRGYDSDAAERAPWLLLGAKTLSYAVNMAALRHAHKQGADDVIFTSSDGRVLEGPTSTVLLAHLQTSDDGAGGTRTVRRLITPQLDSGILPGTSQEALFKTAAAAGWELGYGPLQPQDLLDADAVWLISSIRLLAPVNHIDGQEIGTPAIQKQLTAELNELFARIQ; this is encoded by the coding sequence ATGACTTCTCCTGCTTCCGTGGTGCTCGTTTTTCTTGACCCTGCCTTCCCGAACGGCCGGCTGGCGGACGCGTCCCAACCCCAGCTGATGGCCACGGACCAGGGTGCCACCCGCGGCGACGGAGTCTTCGAATCCATGCTGGCGGTGGGCGGCAAAGTACGTAAAGTCCAGGCGCACCTGAACCGGCTGGACAGCTCGGCCGTGGCCCTGGACCTGGACATTCCCGGGCAGGACCAGTGGCGGCGTGCCATCGAAACTGGTGTGGCTGAGCATCGTTCCCAGCATCCGGCAAGCACCCCGGCGGAGGACGAACTGGTGGTGAAGCTCGTTGTCTCGCGCGGCGTTGAAGGCGCATCCGGCCCAACATGCTGGGTACAGGTGTCACCGGTGGGTTCCCTCGGACGGCGCCAGCGTGAGACGGGCATCGACGTTATCCTCCTTGACCGGGGCTATGACAGTGACGCTGCCGAGCGCGCGCCGTGGCTCCTGCTGGGTGCCAAGACACTGTCCTATGCCGTGAACATGGCTGCGCTGCGGCACGCCCATAAGCAAGGCGCTGACGACGTCATTTTTACGTCCTCGGACGGACGTGTCCTGGAGGGACCTACGTCCACTGTCCTGCTGGCCCACCTGCAAACGTCCGACGACGGTGCCGGCGGCACCCGTACGGTGCGCCGGCTAATCACACCCCAGTTGGACAGCGGCATCCTCCCCGGGACATCGCAGGAAGCCCTTTTCAAGACCGCAGCAGCGGCAGGCTGGGAGCTCGGGTACGGCCCCCTGCAGCCGCAGGACCTGCTGGACGCCGACGCCGTCTGGCTGATTTCCAGCATCCGGCTGCTGGCGCCCGTCAACCACATCGACGGCCAGGAGATCGGCACGCCTGCCATCCAAAAGCAGCTGACCGCCGAGCTGAACGAACTGTTCGCCCGAATTCAGTAG
- a CDS encoding NUDIX domain-containing protein, with translation MAVHSAGIMLYRWSTTGQPEVWIAHMGGPFWARKDARGWSIPKGEFPEDEDPLTAALREFAEEMGAPAPDADYRELGTFRQPSGKIITAFAAEADFQPDQILSNTFPLEWPKGSGVIQDFPEIDHAAWFPETDARVKLVKGQLPILDALLRVLGESGGRKGRPVDPPAL, from the coding sequence ATGGCAGTTCACAGCGCAGGAATCATGTTGTACCGGTGGAGCACCACAGGCCAGCCGGAGGTTTGGATTGCCCACATGGGCGGACCATTCTGGGCGCGCAAGGATGCCCGCGGCTGGTCCATTCCCAAGGGCGAATTTCCTGAAGATGAGGATCCGCTCACTGCCGCGTTGCGCGAGTTTGCCGAGGAAATGGGCGCTCCGGCACCGGACGCAGACTACCGCGAACTGGGCACCTTCCGGCAACCGTCAGGAAAGATCATCACGGCGTTCGCGGCAGAAGCGGACTTCCAGCCCGATCAGATCCTCAGCAATACCTTTCCGCTGGAATGGCCGAAGGGCTCCGGCGTTATCCAGGACTTCCCGGAGATTGACCACGCTGCATGGTTTCCCGAGACGGACGCCCGCGTGAAACTGGTCAAGGGCCAACTCCCCATCCTTGATGCCCTCCTCCGTGTCTTAGGCGAATCTGGAGGCCGCAAAGGGCGGCCGGTTGACCCGCCCGCCCTTTGA
- a CDS encoding PH domain-containing protein, with protein sequence MTQIIYDRPEQLEQIRAGLLQGETVYAVYDCIGVGTGFVGITNMRIILQDKSFVGNKVAIVSVPYKNIRSVSMLSNKSMLGRFASSSSIGIDTGGSVKEADFRGDDKAKHAHDLILWNVLQAR encoded by the coding sequence ATGACACAAATTATCTATGACCGGCCTGAACAGCTGGAGCAGATCAGGGCCGGGCTGCTACAGGGCGAGACAGTTTATGCCGTGTACGACTGCATCGGTGTGGGGACCGGTTTTGTTGGCATCACCAACATGCGGATCATCCTGCAGGACAAGAGTTTCGTGGGCAACAAAGTTGCCATCGTTTCCGTGCCTTACAAGAACATCCGCTCGGTTTCGATGCTGTCGAATAAATCGATGCTCGGCCGCTTCGCGTCGTCCTCAAGCATTGGCATCGACACCGGCGGCAGCGTCAAGGAAGCCGATTTCCGCGGCGACGACAAAGCCAAGCACGCCCACGACCTGATCCTCTGGAACGTCCTCCAGGCGCGGTAG